From one Campylobacter concisus genomic stretch:
- the mobB gene encoding molybdopterin-guanine dinucleotide biosynthesis protein B yields the protein MKRLAIAFSGPSNSGKTTLILKVAKKFIDDGLKVAIVKHDPGDKAKFDVEGKDSFKFSQTGADVVVMSPTRTTYFSQNPQEISDVIKMLGEFDVLLVEGLKTLPLPRLSVFKDEIDEKYLSFSDAIATYKKQIPYEIKNINLDDIDAICAWIIKNAKAV from the coding sequence ATGAAAAGACTTGCTATCGCTTTTTCTGGCCCTTCAAATAGCGGGAAAACGACTCTTATTTTAAAGGTAGCAAAAAAATTTATAGATGATGGTTTGAAAGTCGCGATAGTAAAACACGACCCGGGCGACAAGGCTAAATTTGATGTTGAAGGCAAGGATAGCTTTAAATTTTCACAAACTGGGGCAGATGTGGTGGTGATGAGTCCGACTAGAACAACTTATTTTTCACAAAATCCACAAGAAATTAGCGATGTCATTAAAATGCTAGGCGAGTTTGATGTGCTATTAGTTGAGGGTTTAAAGACGCTTCCACTGCCAAGATTAAGTGTTTTTAAAGATGAAATAGATGAAAAATATCTTAGCTTTTCAGATGCGATCGCAACATATAAAAAACAAATTCCTTACGAGATAAAAAATATAAATTTAGACGATATAGACGCCATTTGTGCGTGGATAATCAAAAATGCAAAGGCTGTATAA
- a CDS encoding class 1 fructose-bisphosphatase, whose product MQELNQIFNTIKEIAKEISEVIKYADLGYTTHENATGDTQLKLDVKSDEIITAKFKELACVKALISEEKEDALEINKNAKFIIAYDPLDGSSLVDVNFAVGSIFGIYEDEVKPENLIAAAYSIYGPRLELVIAEKKGALPKFYRLGKDGEFKFVKELELKEKGKLNATGATQKGWSQTHRNFINELFNEGYRLRYSGAMVSDLHQILLKGGGLFSYPATSDHPNGKLRVVFEVLPFAFIYENAKGATTNGKNQTLFDIKIEKIHQTTPCFFGSRDEISLLHKFYEQK is encoded by the coding sequence ATGCAAGAATTAAATCAAATTTTTAACACCATAAAAGAGATCGCAAAAGAGATAAGCGAAGTGATAAAATACGCCGATCTTGGCTACACAACCCACGAAAACGCGACTGGCGACACACAGCTAAAACTTGATGTGAAAAGCGACGAGATCATTACGGCTAAATTTAAGGAGCTTGCCTGCGTAAAAGCACTAATTAGCGAAGAGAAAGAGGACGCTCTTGAGATCAATAAAAACGCTAAATTTATCATCGCTTACGATCCACTCGATGGCTCAAGCCTAGTTGATGTAAATTTCGCCGTTGGCTCGATCTTTGGCATCTACGAAGACGAGGTAAAACCAGAAAATTTAATAGCCGCAGCTTACAGCATATATGGCCCAAGGCTTGAGCTTGTAATTGCTGAGAAAAAGGGCGCTTTGCCTAAATTTTATAGACTTGGCAAAGATGGCGAGTTTAAATTTGTAAAAGAGCTTGAGCTAAAAGAAAAGGGAAAGCTAAATGCCACGGGAGCCACGCAAAAGGGCTGGAGCCAAACGCATAGAAATTTTATAAACGAGTTATTTAACGAGGGCTACAGACTAAGATACTCAGGTGCGATGGTGAGCGACCTACATCAAATTTTGCTAAAAGGTGGCGGTCTTTTTAGCTATCCAGCAACGAGCGATCATCCAAATGGCAAGCTAAGAGTAGTCTTTGAGGTGTTGCCATTTGCCTTCATATATGAAAACGCAAAGGGCGCAACGACAAACGGCAAAAACCAAACGCTTTTTGATATAAAAATAGAAAAAATTCACCAAACAACGCCATGCTTCTTTGGCTCACGTGATGAAATTTCTCTTTTGCATAAATTTTACGAGCAAAAATAA
- the gltX gene encoding glutamate--tRNA ligase, with translation MYRFAPSPTGDMHIGNLRAAIFNYICSLQDKSGFILRIEDTDKERNIEGKEKDILEILSKFGIKPEQIYIQSENLKFHRQLASKLLIDKKAFACFCTEEELEAKKQKAKEQGVAYRYDGTCERLSDAEVLNCEKPFVIRMKKPTRTMSFTDAIKGELSFEPDAVDSFVIMRADKTPTYNFACAVDDMLEGVTFVIRGEDHVSNTPKQDLIREGLGYTGKMNYAHLPILLNIEGKKMSKRENESSVKWLFEQGFLPEAIANYLILLGNKTPTEIFTIEEAVKWFDITKISRSPARFDIKKLEQINREHIKLASKERIKEIFGVDENLAELVKFYTQESSLVPEIKAKVEAIYSPKIAPDEYKNEFDIIKKAARNLKACKTFDEFKKELMSATNLKGKNFFMPLRALLTNDLHGPELSELYPLIKDDLAKILI, from the coding sequence ATGTATCGTTTTGCACCCTCTCCAACAGGAGATATGCACATAGGAAATTTACGTGCCGCTATTTTTAATTATATTTGTTCTTTACAAGATAAAAGCGGCTTTATTTTACGTATAGAAGATACCGACAAAGAGCGAAATATAGAGGGAAAAGAGAAAGATATCTTAGAAATTTTAAGCAAATTTGGCATAAAACCAGAGCAAATTTACATCCAAAGTGAAAATTTAAAATTCCACAGGCAGTTAGCTTCAAAGCTTCTTATCGATAAAAAGGCCTTTGCTTGTTTTTGCACCGAAGAAGAGCTTGAGGCAAAAAAACAAAAAGCAAAAGAACAAGGCGTGGCATATAGATATGACGGTACCTGCGAGAGACTAAGCGATGCTGAAGTTTTAAACTGCGAGAAGCCATTTGTCATCCGCATGAAAAAGCCAACACGCACTATGAGCTTTACAGATGCGATCAAAGGCGAGCTAAGCTTCGAGCCAGACGCTGTTGATAGCTTTGTCATCATGAGAGCAGACAAAACACCAACTTATAACTTCGCCTGCGCAGTCGATGATATGCTTGAGGGCGTGACCTTTGTCATACGTGGCGAGGATCACGTGAGCAATACACCAAAGCAAGACCTCATACGCGAGGGTCTTGGCTACACCGGCAAGATGAATTACGCGCATTTGCCTATACTTTTAAATATTGAAGGTAAAAAAATGAGCAAGCGCGAGAACGAATCAAGTGTAAAATGGCTCTTTGAGCAGGGATTTTTACCTGAGGCGATCGCAAACTATTTGATACTTCTTGGTAACAAAACTCCGACTGAAATTTTTACCATCGAAGAGGCGGTGAAATGGTTTGATATAACCAAAATTTCACGTTCACCTGCTAGATTTGACATTAAAAAACTTGAGCAGATAAATAGAGAACACATCAAGCTTGCCTCAAAAGAGCGTATAAAAGAAATTTTTGGTGTAGATGAAAATTTGGCTGAGTTAGTTAAATTTTACACTCAAGAAAGCTCACTAGTGCCTGAGATAAAGGCAAAAGTTGAGGCTATATATTCGCCAAAGATAGCTCCAGATGAGTACAAAAACGAATTTGATATCATCAAAAAAGCAGCTCGTAATTTAAAAGCTTGCAAAACATTTGATGAGTTTAAAAAAGAGCTTATGAGCGCTACAAATTTAAAAGGTAAAAACTTTTTCATGCCGCTACGTGCGCTTCTTACGAACGACCTTCACGGTCCTGAGCTTAGTGAGCTCTATCCTCTTATCAAAGATGATCTGGCTAAAATTTTAATCTAG
- the queC gene encoding 7-cyano-7-deazaguanine synthase QueC, giving the protein MYNSSKNKRQNMKKAVCIMSGGMDSTLCAVMAKKAGYDIVALHFDYGQRTMKREKRAFNEICERLGITKKISLDVSFIAQIGGNSLTDESLQIRKDGVEKDVPNTYVPFRNGIFISIAAALAEKENAQAIYIGVVEEDSSGYPDCKESFIKSINEAINLGTSPSFSCEIITPLVNLSKADIVAKSLELGSPLELTWSCYESGDEACGLCDSCRLRLNGFKKANTTDKIAYKNQKFSLWASKSDKLLSKSI; this is encoded by the coding sequence TTGTATAATTCTAGCAAAAATAAAAGGCAAAATATGAAAAAAGCAGTTTGTATAATGAGCGGCGGTATGGATAGTACGCTTTGTGCTGTAATGGCAAAAAAGGCTGGATATGATATCGTAGCACTTCATTTTGACTATGGCCAAAGGACGATGAAACGTGAAAAACGTGCATTTAACGAAATTTGTGAAAGATTAGGCATTACAAAAAAGATAAGTTTAGATGTTAGCTTTATTGCCCAAATAGGCGGAAATTCTTTAACCGATGAAAGCTTGCAAATAAGAAAAGACGGAGTGGAAAAAGATGTGCCAAATACCTATGTACCTTTTCGAAATGGTATTTTTATCTCGATCGCTGCCGCACTTGCTGAAAAAGAAAATGCACAAGCTATCTATATCGGAGTCGTAGAAGAAGATAGTTCAGGCTATCCTGACTGCAAAGAAAGCTTCATAAAAAGTATAAACGAGGCTATAAATTTAGGCACATCGCCTAGTTTTTCGTGTGAGATAATTACTCCACTTGTAAATTTAAGCAAGGCTGACATCGTAGCAAAATCGCTTGAGCTTGGCTCGCCACTAGAGCTAACCTGGAGCTGCTACGAGAGCGGGGACGAGGCATGCGGACTTTGTGATAGTTGCAGATTAAGATTAAATGGCTTTAAAAAGGCAAACACCACTGATAAAATCGCATATAAAAATCAAAAATTTTCCTTATGGGCCTCTAAAAGTGATAAATTATTAAGCAAGAGCATTTAA
- a CDS encoding ferrochelatase, with amino-acid sequence MTIENLTRLINAEALNAPTITSVSEFVFELKHVRRGFAYICLNANDSDIETAIKQGAYAIISEDNVPIIDKEIAFLKVSSLQTAMIKLMRFEATHKDLKFCAVNPFINDFLEKSKLGSNAHVMSKNITELFNQIFHAKVFDVFFGDDTRTLQRISPLFETIYTDTTMHEINPSSIFFTNTVFKQTYYQNLNIPRVFAGMFYGLLKFLDSNKISFKPYEGRIHGHFDPIFIDKNFIPTSFGNSFRAIITESDEDLFISQSIFLNKKFSSDEIKICLPEGSLLKVQNAIYFKNLSEIKKLKNFIYILILCQKEELLEELHKASEENLLF; translated from the coding sequence ATGACAATAGAAAATTTAACACGCCTAATAAATGCCGAGGCTCTAAACGCGCCGACGATAACTAGCGTAAGCGAGTTTGTTTTCGAGCTAAAGCATGTAAGACGTGGCTTTGCCTATATTTGCTTAAACGCAAACGATAGCGACATAGAAACAGCGATTAAACAAGGCGCATACGCCATAATTAGCGAAGATAATGTACCAATTATCGACAAAGAGATCGCTTTTTTAAAAGTTAGTAGCTTACAAACTGCCATGATAAAACTCATGAGATTTGAGGCTACTCACAAAGATTTAAAATTTTGCGCCGTAAATCCTTTTATAAATGATTTTTTAGAAAAATCAAAACTTGGCTCTAACGCACACGTCATGTCAAAAAATATCACTGAGCTTTTTAATCAAATTTTTCACGCAAAGGTCTTTGATGTCTTTTTTGGCGATGATACAAGAACACTTCAGCGAATATCGCCTCTTTTTGAGACCATTTACACAGATACAACTATGCACGAGATAAATCCAAGCTCGATCTTTTTTACAAACACGGTCTTTAAGCAAACATACTATCAAAACTTAAACATACCACGAGTTTTTGCTGGGATGTTTTATGGGCTCTTAAAATTTCTTGATAGCAATAAAATTTCATTTAAGCCTTACGAAGGTAGGATTCACGGGCATTTTGACCCGATTTTTATAGATAAAAATTTTATTCCTACTAGTTTTGGAAATAGCTTTAGAGCCATAATTACTGAAAGTGATGAAGATTTATTCATAAGCCAAAGTATATTTTTAAATAAAAAATTTAGCTCTGACGAGATAAAAATTTGCTTGCCAGAAGGCTCGTTATTAAAAGTACAAAACGCAATCTACTTTAAAAATTTAAGCGAGATAAAAAAGCTTAAAAATTTTATCTATATATTGATTTTATGCCAAAAAGAGGAGCTTTTAGAAGAGCTTCACAAAGCATCTGAAGAAAATCTACTCTTTTAA
- a CDS encoding YggT family protein, with protein sequence MILSTLFSAIANILHLIITVYTWIIIAAALISWVRPDPSSPVVQLLYRLTEPVYCFIRRYIKTNFSGIDFTPLIVLLALQFLDQFLIRLLFGFAASL encoded by the coding sequence ATGATACTTTCCACCCTATTTTCAGCGATTGCAAACATTTTGCACCTTATTATCACGGTCTATACTTGGATCATCATCGCAGCAGCTCTGATTAGCTGGGTCAGACCTGATCCTAGCTCACCGGTCGTGCAGCTGCTTTATAGGCTAACTGAGCCGGTTTATTGCTTTATTAGACGCTATATAAAAACAAATTTTAGTGGTATTGACTTTACTCCGCTTATCGTACTTTTAGCACTTCAATTTTTAGATCAATTTTTAATAAGGCTTTTGTTTGGTTTTGCTGCGTCACTTTAG
- the mscL gene encoding large-conductance mechanosensitive channel protein MscL — MSFISEFKEFAMRGNVIDMAVGVVIGGAFGKIVSSLVGDVIMPVVGVLTGGVNFTDLKLTLKEAVDGAPAVTINYGSFIQTMVDFLIIAFCIFCVIKALNTLKNKLPKEEPAPAEPETPADIALLTEIRDLLKK, encoded by the coding sequence ATGAGTTTTATAAGCGAATTTAAAGAATTTGCGATGCGCGGAAATGTCATAGATATGGCAGTTGGTGTTGTTATAGGTGGTGCGTTTGGAAAGATCGTTTCATCACTAGTTGGTGATGTTATCATGCCTGTTGTTGGCGTTTTAACTGGCGGTGTAAATTTTACTGATCTTAAGCTTACACTAAAAGAAGCGGTGGATGGAGCACCTGCCGTTACGATAAATTATGGCTCATTTATACAAACAATGGTTGATTTTTTAATAATTGCATTTTGTATTTTCTGCGTCATCAAGGCTTTAAATACACTTAAAAATAAATTACCAAAAGAAGAGCCAGCTCCAGCAGAGCCTGAAACTCCAGCCGACATTGCACTTTTAACTGAGATTAGAGATCTACTTAAAAAATAA
- the metG gene encoding methionine--tRNA ligase translates to MKEKAYITTPIYYVNDVPHIGHAYTTIIADTLARFNRLQGKETYFMTGTDEHGQKIEQAARARGKTPKEYADEISAKFRSLWDEFEISYDHFIRTTDEEHKQTVQNVFEKMQANGDIYKGEYEGFYCVSCETFFNQRDLLEDNHCPDCGRVTSLVKEESYFFKLSKYEDALLKWYENDELCVIPKGKKNEVVSFVKGGLKDLSVTRTSFDWGIKLPKSANDEKHVMYVWLDALINYLTTLGYSRDDARMDLWPYTTHIVGKDILRFHAVYWPAFLMSLGLPLPKHVAAHGWWTINGEKMSKSKGNVINPREVANAYGLENFRYFLLREVPFGQDGDYSQKALIERINSELGNGLGNLLSRIVGMSAKYSDYKIDSKDVLKSHKAELDEAKGYLDEAIKNLENLATNRYLEDLWKIVTLANAAVAKYEPWSLIKAGKTDEANALVALCANLLAKVAILLSPAMPKTCAKIADTLGFSIDTASYENLVLKNKISNFVAKATEPLFPRIEKELMSEANEPKVEAKDEPKEEKKEDEIISIDDFAKVVIKVGEVLECERVEGSEKLLKFKIDLGEEQPRQILSGIAKYYEPSSLVGKQVCVLANLKERMMMKKYVSQGMILSASDGSLTLLGTQGKVKNGAIVG, encoded by the coding sequence ATGAAAGAAAAAGCTTATATAACAACCCCAATATACTATGTAAACGACGTGCCACACATTGGCCACGCATATACGACCATCATCGCCGATACACTTGCTAGATTTAACCGCTTGCAAGGCAAAGAGACCTACTTTATGACGGGCACAGACGAGCACGGACAAAAGATCGAGCAAGCAGCTCGTGCTAGAGGCAAGACTCCAAAAGAGTACGCCGATGAGATTAGCGCTAAATTTAGGTCACTTTGGGATGAGTTTGAGATAAGCTATGATCATTTTATAAGAACGACCGACGAAGAGCACAAGCAAACCGTACAAAATGTCTTTGAAAAGATGCAAGCAAATGGCGATATTTACAAAGGCGAATACGAAGGCTTTTACTGCGTTAGCTGCGAAACTTTTTTTAACCAAAGAGACCTACTAGAAGACAATCACTGTCCAGACTGCGGCCGCGTGACGTCTTTAGTCAAAGAAGAGAGCTACTTTTTCAAGCTTTCAAAATATGAAGACGCGCTTTTAAAATGGTACGAAAATGACGAGCTTTGCGTCATCCCAAAAGGTAAGAAAAACGAGGTCGTAAGCTTTGTAAAAGGTGGACTAAAAGATCTTTCAGTAACTAGAACTAGCTTTGACTGGGGCATAAAGCTACCAAAGAGCGCAAACGATGAAAAGCACGTTATGTACGTCTGGCTTGACGCGCTTATAAACTACCTAACAACACTAGGATATTCAAGAGATGACGCTAGAATGGATCTTTGGCCATACACTACTCACATCGTTGGCAAAGATATTTTACGCTTTCATGCAGTTTACTGGCCGGCATTTTTGATGAGTCTTGGCTTACCATTACCAAAACACGTAGCAGCGCACGGCTGGTGGACCATAAATGGCGAAAAGATGAGCAAAAGTAAGGGTAACGTTATAAACCCAAGAGAGGTCGCAAATGCTTACGGACTTGAAAATTTCAGATACTTTTTGCTTAGAGAGGTGCCATTTGGTCAAGATGGTGACTACAGCCAAAAAGCATTAATCGAGCGCATAAACTCAGAGCTTGGCAACGGACTTGGCAACTTACTAAGCCGCATTGTTGGCATGAGTGCAAAGTATAGCGACTATAAAATCGATTCGAAAGATGTGCTCAAATCTCACAAAGCTGAACTTGATGAGGCAAAGGGCTACCTTGATGAGGCTATTAAAAATTTAGAAAATTTAGCGACGAACCGCTATTTAGAGGATCTTTGGAAGATCGTAACGCTAGCAAATGCAGCCGTTGCGAAGTATGAGCCATGGTCGCTTATCAAAGCTGGCAAAACTGACGAGGCAAACGCGCTTGTAGCACTTTGTGCGAATTTGCTTGCAAAAGTGGCGATACTACTTAGTCCAGCCATGCCAAAAACTTGTGCTAAGATAGCTGACACGCTTGGCTTTAGCATAGACACAGCTTCTTACGAGAATCTTGTCTTAAAAAATAAAATTTCAAATTTTGTAGCAAAAGCTACCGAGCCACTTTTCCCAAGGATAGAAAAAGAGCTAATGAGCGAGGCAAATGAGCCAAAGGTTGAAGCAAAAGATGAGCCAAAAGAGGAGAAAAAAGAGGACGAAATCATTAGCATTGATGACTTTGCAAAGGTGGTGATAAAAGTAGGTGAAGTGCTAGAGTGCGAGAGAGTTGAAGGTAGCGAGAAGCTGCTTAAATTTAAGATAGATCTTGGCGAGGAGCAGCCACGTCAAATTTTATCTGGCATTGCAAAATACTACGAGCCTAGCTCGCTTGTGGGCAAGCAAGTTTGCGTTTTAGCAAATTTAAAAGAGCGAATGATGATGAAAAAATATGTCTCTCAAGGCATGATCCTAAGCGCATCAGACGGCTCGCTAACGCTTCTTGGCACGCAGGGCAAGGTCAAAAACGGTGCGATCGTTGGCTAA
- the ybeY gene encoding rRNA maturation RNase YbeY, whose translation MILCEESYPKILDEICEYLTLGEIELVFVGREEMRELNKTERGIDKTTDVLSFPLELVIHAPLGSIVINKDMVKEKAAELNHSEDAETALLFTHGLLHILGFDHEKDDGEMREKECEVIKKFELPKSLIVRSEDVRLIDLINNKNLKE comes from the coding sequence ATGATACTTTGCGAAGAGAGCTATCCAAAAATTTTAGATGAAATTTGTGAATATTTGACGTTAGGAGAAATCGAACTGGTTTTTGTCGGTAGAGAAGAGATGAGAGAACTAAATAAAACTGAGCGAGGCATTGATAAAACGACAGATGTTTTAAGTTTTCCGCTTGAGCTTGTCATTCATGCCCCACTTGGCTCAATCGTTATAAACAAAGATATGGTAAAAGAAAAAGCTGCAGAGCTAAATCATAGCGAAGATGCCGAAACCGCACTACTTTTTACACATGGATTGCTTCATATCTTGGGATTTGATCATGAAAAAGATGATGGCGAAATGAGAGAAAAAGAGTGCGAGGTTATCAAGAAATTTGAGCTGCCTAAAAGTCTAATCGTAAGAAGTGAGGATGTTAGGCTAATTGATCTTATAAATAATAAAAATTTAAAAGAGTAG
- a CDS encoding lytic transglycosylase domain-containing protein — protein sequence MVLLRHFSILSLVCVALLAKIYTYEELKNEPKSLAKDYYINRLINEGSYTKEQIAELSRDVFRKAGLVQKSIDKILPPKAAPSKCPGVNAKNITQANLTCQNLLTSIAFSLKLDNHTREILAANLAKTNPEKSKILLALNEPNPAQAFVKLNDTKSFLELFNVSNPQNKSILFSESFDANFMTKLYSQKGFTNLLNDIVFNKKYEGFRRNLLSIDPAITEKNDAFTLGLNAILLGQDDIAFSLFARAKSTFERAWQRDNATFWQYQISKNESFLKELSASKDANIYSLYARDLIGGEPLEVIVPRPNKQNIENFDVSDPFLWNKTAALAKDMNATQASEFAKKFYTNESIGAYAYFMQKAHGWEKQYFLMPSSPELDGVSNERKSMIYALARQESLFIPSVVSTSYALGMMQFMPFLANAIGKKELKIPNFDQDDLFKTDIAFKFANHHLNYLDKFLYHPLFTAYAYNGGIGFTKKLITRDDMFKEGKFEPFLSIELVPVAETRNYGKKVLANYVIYMALTGSNIKISQLFENLTKPALTDKFRN from the coding sequence TTGGTTTTGCTGCGTCACTTTAGTATTCTCTCCCTTGTCTGTGTTGCTCTTTTGGCTAAAATTTATACCTACGAAGAGCTAAAAAACGAGCCAAAAAGCCTAGCAAAAGACTACTACATCAACCGTCTTATTAACGAGGGTAGTTACACAAAAGAGCAGATCGCAGAGCTTTCGCGTGATGTGTTTAGAAAAGCGGGTCTTGTTCAAAAATCAATCGATAAAATTTTACCTCCAAAAGCGGCTCCTAGCAAATGCCCTGGTGTAAATGCAAAAAATATCACCCAAGCAAATCTAACCTGCCAAAATTTGCTAACATCTATTGCATTTAGCTTAAAGCTCGATAATCACACTCGTGAAATTTTAGCAGCTAATCTTGCAAAGACAAATCCAGAAAAATCAAAAATTTTACTCGCATTAAATGAGCCAAATCCAGCTCAAGCATTTGTAAAACTAAACGATACAAAGAGCTTTCTAGAGCTATTTAACGTCTCTAACCCGCAAAATAAAAGTATACTTTTTAGCGAAAGCTTTGATGCAAATTTTATGACCAAGCTATACTCTCAAAAGGGCTTTACAAATTTATTAAACGATATTGTTTTTAATAAAAAATATGAAGGTTTTAGAAGAAATTTGCTAAGCATCGATCCAGCCATCACTGAGAAAAATGATGCTTTTACGCTTGGATTAAATGCCATTTTACTAGGACAAGACGATATCGCTTTTAGTCTTTTTGCAAGAGCCAAGAGCACATTTGAAAGGGCGTGGCAAAGAGACAATGCGACCTTTTGGCAGTACCAGATAAGTAAAAACGAAAGCTTTTTAAAAGAGCTAAGTGCCAGCAAGGACGCAAATATCTACTCTCTTTACGCAAGAGATTTGATCGGTGGCGAACCACTTGAAGTCATCGTGCCAAGGCCTAATAAGCAAAATATCGAAAATTTTGACGTGAGCGATCCGTTTTTATGGAACAAAACTGCAGCCCTTGCAAAGGATATGAATGCCACGCAAGCAAGCGAATTTGCGAAGAAATTTTATACAAACGAAAGCATTGGTGCTTATGCATACTTCATGCAAAAGGCGCATGGTTGGGAGAAACAATACTTCTTAATGCCAAGCTCTCCTGAGCTTGATGGCGTCAGTAACGAGAGAAAATCGATGATCTATGCCCTAGCTAGACAAGAGAGTCTCTTTATCCCAAGTGTGGTTTCTACTTCATACGCCCTTGGTATGATGCAGTTTATGCCATTTCTCGCAAATGCGATCGGCAAAAAAGAGCTAAAAATCCCAAATTTTGACCAGGATGATCTTTTTAAAACAGATATTGCATTTAAATTTGCAAATCACCACCTAAACTATCTTGATAAATTTCTCTACCACCCGCTGTTTACAGCCTACGCATATAATGGCGGTATCGGCTTTACCAAAAAGCTTATCACAAGAGATGATATGTTTAAAGAGGGGAAATTTGAGCCATTTTTATCGATCGAGCTTGTCCCAGTCGCAGAGACTAGAAACTACGGAAAAAAGGTGCTTGCCAACTACGTGATCTATATGGCGCTTACTGGTTCCAATATAAAGATTTCGCAACTTTTCGAAAATTTAACAAAACCGGCTTTGACTGATAAATTTCGAAACTAA